A window of Melopsittacus undulatus isolate bMelUnd1 chromosome 2, bMelUnd1.mat.Z, whole genome shotgun sequence contains these coding sequences:
- the LOC101879371 gene encoding interleukin-1 receptor type 1-like isoform X2 — translation MAGKREKCTCFPRQNMGNMRAKTSDLCNIRTAFLVLIIAEKCEAYDVMLRQSLVLNGQPLAIKCSLEKSLRSEDYNLTWYKVGNQTAVPRDKLSRIHQQKNLIWFLPAMLEDSGDYECVIRNSTSCWRMGTKVTVFERTDGFCLNEKFAVGELIFTLSTAKVVCPHLDHFRNEMNFQPVRWYKDCQLLEGERFAFSNRDLIISNVTVQDQGNYTCETTYTYNGKQYNISRDVSLTVEVSPPKKPPEISYPRNNSIEVELGSQVTVDCNTTGADGYEVFWTSNGVYIDVFFMNRIYASPYEDETSHDGRPVHSVKLVILEVNSEDYEQPFVCQASNAFGQVASYIILKHRAPDIQSWLTGGLLSLLILTFVTFIIYKIFKIDLVLWYRSSVCAFTSKEDGKLYDAYVLYTKSSGNGSFYHLETFVHRTLPEILEQQCGYNLFISGRDDLPGEAVVSVADEILKQSRRLMIILGSETSDCCLLENTTEQQLAMYNALIRDGIQVILIEMDEILDYTSMPESIRYIKQKHGAIQWKGDFSEKSCSANTRFWKNVRYQMPSKKKISYPEVYLLPLNVNHSAAKGN, via the exons ATGgctgggaaaagggagaaatgtACTTGTTTTCCAAGGCAGAATATG gGAAACATGAGAGCAAAAACATCGGATTTGTGTAATATCAGAACtgcatttctggttttaattattgCAG AGAAATGTGAAGCCTATGATGTGATGTTGAGGCAAAGTCTTGTGCTTAATGGGCAGCCTCTCGCTATTAAATGTTCACTGGAAAAGAGCTTGAGAAGTGAAGACTACAACTTAACATGGTATAAAGTCGGTAACCAGACAGCTGTACCTAGAGACAAACTTTCTAGAATTCATCAGCAGAAGAATTTAATTTGGTTTCTTCCTGCCATGTTAGAAGATTCTGGAGATTATGAATGTGTCATAAG GAACTCGACAAGCTGCTGGAGAATGGGTACAAAAGTAACAGTTTTTGAGAGGACTGATGGTTTCTGCTTAAATGAAAAATTTGCTGTAGGGGAGTTGATATTTACATTATCAACTGCGAAGGTTGTCTGTCCACATTTGGATCATTTCAGGAATGAGATGAATTTTCAACCTGTTCGTTGGTACAAG GACTGCCAGCTGCTGGAAGGGGAAAGGTTTGCCTTCTCAAACAGAGATCTTATAATTTCCAATGTGACTGTACAGGATCAAGGAAATTATACATGCGAAACAACATATACCTACAATGGAAAACAGTATAACATTTCACGAGACGTCAGTCTGACTGTAGAAG TGAGCCCACCAAAAAAGCCCCCTGAAATATCTTACCCAAGAAACAACTCCATTGAAGTGGAACTTG GCTCACAGGTTACAGTGGATTGCAATACAACAGGTGCTGATGGGTATGAGGTGTTTTGGACAAGCAATGGTGTATATATTGATGTATTTTTTATGAACAGAATTTATGCAAGTCCCTATGA GGATGAAACTTCTCATGATGGACGCCCTGTGCATTCTGTGAAGCTAGTAATTTTGGAAGTGAATAGTGAAGATTATGAACAACCGTTTGTCTGCCAAGCTTCAAATGCCTTTGGGCAGGTTGCATCCTATATTATATTAAAACACAGAG CTCCTGACATACAGAGCTGGCTGACTGGAGGCCTTCTCTCTCTGTTAATTTTAACATTTGTCACTTTCATAATCTACAAGATTTTCAAGATTGACTTGGTGCTTTGGTACCGTAgttctgtgtgtgcttttacAAGTAAAGAAG atGGGAAATTATATGATGCATACGTCCTGTACACAAAAAGCAGTGGAAATGGAAGTTTCTATCACTTGGAAACCTTTGTTCATAGAACACTTCCTGAGATTTTAGAACAACAATGTGGATATAATCTCTTTATATCGGGAAGGGATGATTTACCAGGAGAAG CTGTGGTCAGTGTTGCTGATGAAATCCTTAAGCAAAGCAGAAGACTGATGATTATTTTGGGATCAGAAACATCTGATTGCTGCCTGTTAGAAAATACCACTGAGCAACAACTAGCTATGTATAATGCTCTCATCCGTGATGGGATTCAAGTGATTCTTATAGAAATGGATGAAATACTGGACTATACAAGCATGCCAGAATCAATCAGATACATTAAGCAAAAACATGGAGCTATCCAATGGAAAGGGGACTTCTCAGAGAAATCTTGTTCAGCAAACACACGATTCTGGAAAAATGTGCGCTATCAGATGCCATCTAAGAAAAAGATATCTTACCCTGAAGTGTATTTGTTGCCCTTGAATGTGAACCATTCTGCAGCAAAGGGAAATTAA
- the LOC101879371 gene encoding interleukin-1 receptor type 1-like isoform X1, translated as MAGKREKCTCFPRQNMAREDLSGDLNEICKGGGKRRGRRKKACTASSVDDSIYGMLLNQFGEGNMRAKTSDLCNIRTAFLVLIIAEKCEAYDVMLRQSLVLNGQPLAIKCSLEKSLRSEDYNLTWYKVGNQTAVPRDKLSRIHQQKNLIWFLPAMLEDSGDYECVIRNSTSCWRMGTKVTVFERTDGFCLNEKFAVGELIFTLSTAKVVCPHLDHFRNEMNFQPVRWYKDCQLLEGERFAFSNRDLIISNVTVQDQGNYTCETTYTYNGKQYNISRDVSLTVEVSPPKKPPEISYPRNNSIEVELGSQVTVDCNTTGADGYEVFWTSNGVYIDVFFMNRIYASPYEDETSHDGRPVHSVKLVILEVNSEDYEQPFVCQASNAFGQVASYIILKHRAPDIQSWLTGGLLSLLILTFVTFIIYKIFKIDLVLWYRSSVCAFTSKEDGKLYDAYVLYTKSSGNGSFYHLETFVHRTLPEILEQQCGYNLFISGRDDLPGEAVVSVADEILKQSRRLMIILGSETSDCCLLENTTEQQLAMYNALIRDGIQVILIEMDEILDYTSMPESIRYIKQKHGAIQWKGDFSEKSCSANTRFWKNVRYQMPSKKKISYPEVYLLPLNVNHSAAKGN; from the exons ATGgctgggaaaagggagaaatgtACTTGTTTTCCAAGGCAGAATATG GCAAGAGAAGACCTGTCTGGTGATTTGAATGAAATTTgtaaaggaggagggaagagaaggggaagaaggaagaaagcgTGCACTGCAAGCAGTGTGGATGACTCAATATATGGCATGCTTCTGAATCAGTTTGGTGAA gGAAACATGAGAGCAAAAACATCGGATTTGTGTAATATCAGAACtgcatttctggttttaattattgCAG AGAAATGTGAAGCCTATGATGTGATGTTGAGGCAAAGTCTTGTGCTTAATGGGCAGCCTCTCGCTATTAAATGTTCACTGGAAAAGAGCTTGAGAAGTGAAGACTACAACTTAACATGGTATAAAGTCGGTAACCAGACAGCTGTACCTAGAGACAAACTTTCTAGAATTCATCAGCAGAAGAATTTAATTTGGTTTCTTCCTGCCATGTTAGAAGATTCTGGAGATTATGAATGTGTCATAAG GAACTCGACAAGCTGCTGGAGAATGGGTACAAAAGTAACAGTTTTTGAGAGGACTGATGGTTTCTGCTTAAATGAAAAATTTGCTGTAGGGGAGTTGATATTTACATTATCAACTGCGAAGGTTGTCTGTCCACATTTGGATCATTTCAGGAATGAGATGAATTTTCAACCTGTTCGTTGGTACAAG GACTGCCAGCTGCTGGAAGGGGAAAGGTTTGCCTTCTCAAACAGAGATCTTATAATTTCCAATGTGACTGTACAGGATCAAGGAAATTATACATGCGAAACAACATATACCTACAATGGAAAACAGTATAACATTTCACGAGACGTCAGTCTGACTGTAGAAG TGAGCCCACCAAAAAAGCCCCCTGAAATATCTTACCCAAGAAACAACTCCATTGAAGTGGAACTTG GCTCACAGGTTACAGTGGATTGCAATACAACAGGTGCTGATGGGTATGAGGTGTTTTGGACAAGCAATGGTGTATATATTGATGTATTTTTTATGAACAGAATTTATGCAAGTCCCTATGA GGATGAAACTTCTCATGATGGACGCCCTGTGCATTCTGTGAAGCTAGTAATTTTGGAAGTGAATAGTGAAGATTATGAACAACCGTTTGTCTGCCAAGCTTCAAATGCCTTTGGGCAGGTTGCATCCTATATTATATTAAAACACAGAG CTCCTGACATACAGAGCTGGCTGACTGGAGGCCTTCTCTCTCTGTTAATTTTAACATTTGTCACTTTCATAATCTACAAGATTTTCAAGATTGACTTGGTGCTTTGGTACCGTAgttctgtgtgtgcttttacAAGTAAAGAAG atGGGAAATTATATGATGCATACGTCCTGTACACAAAAAGCAGTGGAAATGGAAGTTTCTATCACTTGGAAACCTTTGTTCATAGAACACTTCCTGAGATTTTAGAACAACAATGTGGATATAATCTCTTTATATCGGGAAGGGATGATTTACCAGGAGAAG CTGTGGTCAGTGTTGCTGATGAAATCCTTAAGCAAAGCAGAAGACTGATGATTATTTTGGGATCAGAAACATCTGATTGCTGCCTGTTAGAAAATACCACTGAGCAACAACTAGCTATGTATAATGCTCTCATCCGTGATGGGATTCAAGTGATTCTTATAGAAATGGATGAAATACTGGACTATACAAGCATGCCAGAATCAATCAGATACATTAAGCAAAAACATGGAGCTATCCAATGGAAAGGGGACTTCTCAGAGAAATCTTGTTCAGCAAACACACGATTCTGGAAAAATGTGCGCTATCAGATGCCATCTAAGAAAAAGATATCTTACCCTGAAGTGTATTTGTTGCCCTTGAATGTGAACCATTCTGCAGCAAAGGGAAATTAA
- the LOC101879371 gene encoding interleukin-1 receptor-like 2 isoform X3 has product MLLNQFGEGNMRAKTSDLCNIRTAFLVLIIAEKCEAYDVMLRQSLVLNGQPLAIKCSLEKSLRSEDYNLTWYKVGNQTAVPRDKLSRIHQQKNLIWFLPAMLEDSGDYECVIRNSTSCWRMGTKVTVFERTDGFCLNEKFAVGELIFTLSTAKVVCPHLDHFRNEMNFQPVRWYKDCQLLEGERFAFSNRDLIISNVTVQDQGNYTCETTYTYNGKQYNISRDVSLTVEVSPPKKPPEISYPRNNSIEVELGSQVTVDCNTTGADGYEVFWTSNGVYIDVFFMNRIYASPYEDETSHDGRPVHSVKLVILEVNSEDYEQPFVCQASNAFGQVASYIILKHRAPDIQSWLTGGLLSLLILTFVTFIIYKIFKIDLVLWYRSSVCAFTSKEDGKLYDAYVLYTKSSGNGSFYHLETFVHRTLPEILEQQCGYNLFISGRDDLPGEAVVSVADEILKQSRRLMIILGSETSDCCLLENTTEQQLAMYNALIRDGIQVILIEMDEILDYTSMPESIRYIKQKHGAIQWKGDFSEKSCSANTRFWKNVRYQMPSKKKISYPEVYLLPLNVNHSAAKGN; this is encoded by the exons ATGCTTCTGAATCAGTTTGGTGAA gGAAACATGAGAGCAAAAACATCGGATTTGTGTAATATCAGAACtgcatttctggttttaattattgCAG AGAAATGTGAAGCCTATGATGTGATGTTGAGGCAAAGTCTTGTGCTTAATGGGCAGCCTCTCGCTATTAAATGTTCACTGGAAAAGAGCTTGAGAAGTGAAGACTACAACTTAACATGGTATAAAGTCGGTAACCAGACAGCTGTACCTAGAGACAAACTTTCTAGAATTCATCAGCAGAAGAATTTAATTTGGTTTCTTCCTGCCATGTTAGAAGATTCTGGAGATTATGAATGTGTCATAAG GAACTCGACAAGCTGCTGGAGAATGGGTACAAAAGTAACAGTTTTTGAGAGGACTGATGGTTTCTGCTTAAATGAAAAATTTGCTGTAGGGGAGTTGATATTTACATTATCAACTGCGAAGGTTGTCTGTCCACATTTGGATCATTTCAGGAATGAGATGAATTTTCAACCTGTTCGTTGGTACAAG GACTGCCAGCTGCTGGAAGGGGAAAGGTTTGCCTTCTCAAACAGAGATCTTATAATTTCCAATGTGACTGTACAGGATCAAGGAAATTATACATGCGAAACAACATATACCTACAATGGAAAACAGTATAACATTTCACGAGACGTCAGTCTGACTGTAGAAG TGAGCCCACCAAAAAAGCCCCCTGAAATATCTTACCCAAGAAACAACTCCATTGAAGTGGAACTTG GCTCACAGGTTACAGTGGATTGCAATACAACAGGTGCTGATGGGTATGAGGTGTTTTGGACAAGCAATGGTGTATATATTGATGTATTTTTTATGAACAGAATTTATGCAAGTCCCTATGA GGATGAAACTTCTCATGATGGACGCCCTGTGCATTCTGTGAAGCTAGTAATTTTGGAAGTGAATAGTGAAGATTATGAACAACCGTTTGTCTGCCAAGCTTCAAATGCCTTTGGGCAGGTTGCATCCTATATTATATTAAAACACAGAG CTCCTGACATACAGAGCTGGCTGACTGGAGGCCTTCTCTCTCTGTTAATTTTAACATTTGTCACTTTCATAATCTACAAGATTTTCAAGATTGACTTGGTGCTTTGGTACCGTAgttctgtgtgtgcttttacAAGTAAAGAAG atGGGAAATTATATGATGCATACGTCCTGTACACAAAAAGCAGTGGAAATGGAAGTTTCTATCACTTGGAAACCTTTGTTCATAGAACACTTCCTGAGATTTTAGAACAACAATGTGGATATAATCTCTTTATATCGGGAAGGGATGATTTACCAGGAGAAG CTGTGGTCAGTGTTGCTGATGAAATCCTTAAGCAAAGCAGAAGACTGATGATTATTTTGGGATCAGAAACATCTGATTGCTGCCTGTTAGAAAATACCACTGAGCAACAACTAGCTATGTATAATGCTCTCATCCGTGATGGGATTCAAGTGATTCTTATAGAAATGGATGAAATACTGGACTATACAAGCATGCCAGAATCAATCAGATACATTAAGCAAAAACATGGAGCTATCCAATGGAAAGGGGACTTCTCAGAGAAATCTTGTTCAGCAAACACACGATTCTGGAAAAATGTGCGCTATCAGATGCCATCTAAGAAAAAGATATCTTACCCTGAAGTGTATTTGTTGCCCTTGAATGTGAACCATTCTGCAGCAAAGGGAAATTAA
- the LOC101879371 gene encoding interleukin-1 receptor-like 2 isoform X4 — protein MKPVEIKGNMRAKTSDLCNIRTAFLVLIIAEKCEAYDVMLRQSLVLNGQPLAIKCSLEKSLRSEDYNLTWYKVGNQTAVPRDKLSRIHQQKNLIWFLPAMLEDSGDYECVIRNSTSCWRMGTKVTVFERTDGFCLNEKFAVGELIFTLSTAKVVCPHLDHFRNEMNFQPVRWYKDCQLLEGERFAFSNRDLIISNVTVQDQGNYTCETTYTYNGKQYNISRDVSLTVEVSPPKKPPEISYPRNNSIEVELGSQVTVDCNTTGADGYEVFWTSNGVYIDVFFMNRIYASPYEDETSHDGRPVHSVKLVILEVNSEDYEQPFVCQASNAFGQVASYIILKHRAPDIQSWLTGGLLSLLILTFVTFIIYKIFKIDLVLWYRSSVCAFTSKEDGKLYDAYVLYTKSSGNGSFYHLETFVHRTLPEILEQQCGYNLFISGRDDLPGEAVVSVADEILKQSRRLMIILGSETSDCCLLENTTEQQLAMYNALIRDGIQVILIEMDEILDYTSMPESIRYIKQKHGAIQWKGDFSEKSCSANTRFWKNVRYQMPSKKKISYPEVYLLPLNVNHSAAKGN, from the exons ATGAAACCTGTGGAAATTAAG gGAAACATGAGAGCAAAAACATCGGATTTGTGTAATATCAGAACtgcatttctggttttaattattgCAG AGAAATGTGAAGCCTATGATGTGATGTTGAGGCAAAGTCTTGTGCTTAATGGGCAGCCTCTCGCTATTAAATGTTCACTGGAAAAGAGCTTGAGAAGTGAAGACTACAACTTAACATGGTATAAAGTCGGTAACCAGACAGCTGTACCTAGAGACAAACTTTCTAGAATTCATCAGCAGAAGAATTTAATTTGGTTTCTTCCTGCCATGTTAGAAGATTCTGGAGATTATGAATGTGTCATAAG GAACTCGACAAGCTGCTGGAGAATGGGTACAAAAGTAACAGTTTTTGAGAGGACTGATGGTTTCTGCTTAAATGAAAAATTTGCTGTAGGGGAGTTGATATTTACATTATCAACTGCGAAGGTTGTCTGTCCACATTTGGATCATTTCAGGAATGAGATGAATTTTCAACCTGTTCGTTGGTACAAG GACTGCCAGCTGCTGGAAGGGGAAAGGTTTGCCTTCTCAAACAGAGATCTTATAATTTCCAATGTGACTGTACAGGATCAAGGAAATTATACATGCGAAACAACATATACCTACAATGGAAAACAGTATAACATTTCACGAGACGTCAGTCTGACTGTAGAAG TGAGCCCACCAAAAAAGCCCCCTGAAATATCTTACCCAAGAAACAACTCCATTGAAGTGGAACTTG GCTCACAGGTTACAGTGGATTGCAATACAACAGGTGCTGATGGGTATGAGGTGTTTTGGACAAGCAATGGTGTATATATTGATGTATTTTTTATGAACAGAATTTATGCAAGTCCCTATGA GGATGAAACTTCTCATGATGGACGCCCTGTGCATTCTGTGAAGCTAGTAATTTTGGAAGTGAATAGTGAAGATTATGAACAACCGTTTGTCTGCCAAGCTTCAAATGCCTTTGGGCAGGTTGCATCCTATATTATATTAAAACACAGAG CTCCTGACATACAGAGCTGGCTGACTGGAGGCCTTCTCTCTCTGTTAATTTTAACATTTGTCACTTTCATAATCTACAAGATTTTCAAGATTGACTTGGTGCTTTGGTACCGTAgttctgtgtgtgcttttacAAGTAAAGAAG atGGGAAATTATATGATGCATACGTCCTGTACACAAAAAGCAGTGGAAATGGAAGTTTCTATCACTTGGAAACCTTTGTTCATAGAACACTTCCTGAGATTTTAGAACAACAATGTGGATATAATCTCTTTATATCGGGAAGGGATGATTTACCAGGAGAAG CTGTGGTCAGTGTTGCTGATGAAATCCTTAAGCAAAGCAGAAGACTGATGATTATTTTGGGATCAGAAACATCTGATTGCTGCCTGTTAGAAAATACCACTGAGCAACAACTAGCTATGTATAATGCTCTCATCCGTGATGGGATTCAAGTGATTCTTATAGAAATGGATGAAATACTGGACTATACAAGCATGCCAGAATCAATCAGATACATTAAGCAAAAACATGGAGCTATCCAATGGAAAGGGGACTTCTCAGAGAAATCTTGTTCAGCAAACACACGATTCTGGAAAAATGTGCGCTATCAGATGCCATCTAAGAAAAAGATATCTTACCCTGAAGTGTATTTGTTGCCCTTGAATGTGAACCATTCTGCAGCAAAGGGAAATTAA